One stretch of Candidatus Zixiibacteriota bacterium DNA includes these proteins:
- a CDS encoding P-loop NTPase fold protein, which yields MESFIARPELLKEDCRVEDLLDVTDTVEKYAGFIAGIQRSGILAIVGPYGCGKSTVLYQVEKMLRDRLTWVNFDAWKYPDRRDLWEGFVLDVAEQLGDKEAATADLSGVSKKAQVGWGTGKAIAGVVGLDGVVSGLQEAFTKPPAVRISDIQRIFTDLLNSRGDRIVIVAEDVDRSGPSGTFFLETLSQFLSQPNLKATVLVVAPVGLKDFEERREAYNKCVDCFLEFNPSPPKLDRFVAEAFDRGLFDGEWVHEDAPQIRWTGAARKGQVTTFLNEFVNRQRNFTMREVKLMLRTANEIYGQQASQGLEPDFRVTIAFEAAKHIRVDSGGRVSLFHEIRETRRVPANSLVASFLISMISDRDSIMSRDPVTGEARVITSQTTIVAVPRANGVRDQPSVPWMVFGRHREDKSAGLYITDFYLDY from the coding sequence ATGGAATCGTTCATAGCCAGGCCTGAGTTGCTGAAGGAAGATTGTAGAGTCGAGGATCTGCTTGATGTTACGGACACCGTCGAAAAGTACGCTGGCTTCATCGCTGGCATTCAACGGTCGGGCATACTAGCGATCGTAGGACCTTATGGGTGTGGCAAGAGCACCGTACTATACCAAGTCGAGAAGATGCTCAGAGACCGCTTAACCTGGGTCAATTTCGATGCGTGGAAGTACCCTGACAGACGAGATCTGTGGGAAGGATTCGTCCTGGACGTGGCAGAACAGCTGGGCGATAAGGAGGCGGCTACAGCCGACTTATCAGGAGTGTCCAAGAAAGCTCAAGTCGGGTGGGGCACCGGAAAGGCGATAGCTGGGGTTGTCGGGCTGGATGGAGTAGTCAGCGGCCTTCAGGAGGCGTTCACCAAGCCGCCGGCCGTCCGCATAAGTGACATCCAGAGAATATTCACAGATCTTCTGAACTCTCGTGGTGACCGAATAGTGATCGTGGCCGAGGATGTTGACAGGTCTGGACCGAGCGGAACGTTCTTCTTGGAGACCCTTAGCCAGTTCCTGTCACAGCCAAACCTCAAGGCAACGGTATTGGTTGTGGCGCCAGTTGGACTGAAGGACTTTGAGGAACGCAGGGAGGCCTATAACAAGTGCGTAGACTGCTTTCTTGAGTTCAATCCGTCTCCTCCCAAACTGGATAGATTCGTGGCGGAAGCATTTGACCGAGGTCTCTTCGATGGGGAGTGGGTGCACGAGGATGCGCCTCAGATCAGGTGGACAGGAGCCGCACGAAAGGGGCAGGTAACGACGTTCCTCAATGAGTTTGTCAATAGGCAGCGCAACTTCACCATGAGAGAGGTGAAGCTAATGCTGCGGACAGCAAATGAGATTTATGGACAGCAAGCAAGTCAGGGATTAGAACCGGACTTCCGCGTGACGATAGCATTTGAGGCCGCAAAGCACATCAGGGTGGACTCGGGGGGGAGAGTGAGTCTATTTCACGAAATCCGCGAGACACGACGAGTGCCGGCGAACTCTCTAGTTGCTAGCTTTCTAATAAGCATGATCTCGGATCGCGACTCGATCATGTCTCGCGATCCAGTTACAGGTGAGGCACGTGTTATCACCAGCCAGACTACAATCGTCGCCGTGCCCAGAGCCAACGGTGTCAGGGATCAACCTTCAGTGCCTTGGATGGTATTTGGTCGGCACCGGGAGGACAAGAGCGCTGGTCTGTACATCACCGATTTCTACCTGGACTACTAG
- a CDS encoding DUF5362 family protein yields the protein MEEQSINIDERTIVKEISLPIYQAKFWLKLLGVVNMIMGILAALTLIGIIIAWLPIWLGYLLFKAAGSIDGGQMNGDKSMLIDALNKLKTYFVINGVLMLIGVAGWIISMLVGGLAMLGGLGNM from the coding sequence ATGGAGGAGCAAAGCATCAATATCGATGAACGGACTATCGTAAAAGAGATCAGTCTGCCCATTTATCAAGCCAAATTCTGGCTCAAGCTGCTCGGTGTGGTCAATATGATCATGGGTATCCTGGCTGCCCTTACGCTTATTGGAATCATTATTGCCTGGTTGCCGATCTGGCTCGGCTATTTGCTGTTCAAGGCCGCCGGTTCAATCGATGGCGGCCAGATGAACGGCGATAAGAGTATGCTAATCGATGCGCTTAACAAACTTAAAACCTATTTTGTTATCAACGGGGTTTTGATGCTTATCGGTGTCGCCGGGTGGATTATCAGTATGCTCGTAGGCGGATTAGCGATGTTAGGTGGCTTGGGAAACATGTAG
- a CDS encoding VOC family protein produces the protein MHSISKHDIFTELHAAVVPVSDMKRSQQFYEDILGLEYERPVNEKMVLYRAGGKAFIALQEEEPDEASAQSQNEINIPCFVLRTDNAFECRLHLLGSGVQCSEIRYGDFITWMTFYDPDHNRIDVCQFLDDWIDI, from the coding sequence ATGCACAGTATCTCCAAACATGACATCTTCACCGAACTGCACGCGGCAGTAGTGCCGGTGAGCGACATGAAGCGCAGTCAGCAGTTCTACGAAGATATCCTCGGTCTCGAATACGAGCGACCGGTCAACGAGAAGATGGTTCTGTATAGGGCCGGCGGCAAGGCGTTCATCGCATTACAGGAAGAAGAGCCGGATGAGGCTTCGGCTCAATCACAGAATGAGATCAATATCCCGTGCTTCGTGCTTCGTACCGATAACGCTTTTGAATGCCGACTTCATCTCCTCGGAAGTGGTGTGCAATGCTCCGAAATCAGGTACGGCGACTTCATCACCTGGATGACATTTTATGATCCGGACCACAATCGGATAGATGTCTGCCAATTCCTCGATGACTGGATCGATATCTAG